One window of Myripristis murdjan chromosome 8, fMyrMur1.1, whole genome shotgun sequence genomic DNA carries:
- the slc25a10a gene encoding mitochondrial dicarboxylate carrier: MQEKRISRWYFGGLASSASACLTHPLDLIKVHLQTQQEVRIRMLGMTVNVVRRDGYLALYSGLSASLCRQMTYSLSRFAIYETVRDKINSRSKGLMPFYQKVLLGAFGGFAGGFIGTPADLVNVRMQNDVKLPAELRRNYAHALDGLFRVWKEEGVKKLFSGATMASTRGALVTVGQLSCYDQSKQLVVATGYLTDNIFTHFLASVFAGGCATILCQPLDVVKTRLMNSKGEYGGVFHCLTETAKLGPKAFYKGLVPAGIRLVPHTVFTFIFLEQLRQHFGVVVVT; this comes from the exons ATGCAAGAGAAACGCATTTCTCGTTGGTATTTCGGTGGACTTGCCTCCAGCGCATCAGCCTGTTTAACACACCCATTGGATTTGATAAAG GTGCACctgcagacacagcaggaggtAAGGATTCGGATGTTGGGGATGACTGTCAATGTGGTGAGGAGAGACGGTTATCTGGCACTCTACAGTGGCCTCAGTGCCTCCCTCTGTCGGCAG ATGACATACTCTCTGTCACGCTTTGCCATCTATGAGACTGTCAGGGACAAGATAAACAGCAGGAGCAAAGGGCTCATGCCTTTCTACCAGAAGGTCCTGCTGGGTGCCTTCGGTG GGTTTGCAGGTGGCTTCATCGGGACCCCAGCTGACCTGGTTAATGTACG AATGCAGAATGATGTCAAATTGCCAGCAGAACTCAGAAGAAA TTACGCTCATGCTCTGGACGGACTGTTTCGCGTCTGGAAGGAAG AGGGAGTGAAGAAGCTGTTTTCTGGTGCTACAATGGCGTCTACTAGAGGTGCACTGGTCACAGTTGGACAG CTGTCTTGTTACGACCAGTCCAAGCAGCTGGTTGTAGCCACTGGTTACCTGACTGACAACATCTTTACCCACTTCCTGGccagtgtttttgca GGGGGCTGTGCTACAATCCTGTGCCAACCACTTGATGTTGTTAAAACTAGACTAATGAACTCCAAAGGCGAATATGGG GGTGTGTTTCACTGCCTGACAGAAACAGCAAAGCTGGGCCCTAAGGCGTTCTACAAG GGTCTTGTTCCTGCCGGTATCCGCCTCGTCCCACACACAGTCTTCACCTTCATTTTCCTGGAACAGCTGAGGCAACATTTTGGTGTCGTGGTTGTTACCTGA